The DNA sequence AATCGACCTTGCTGGATCAGGAACAACGCCTGAAAATGATCAAACTCGCCACCGACGCGGGCTGCGATTTCCTCAAAAATGAAACAGGTTCGTTCAGCGCACCATTCTCCCTGGATGACGCCCTTCGGTTCCGGGAAGACGTACCCAGATCAGTCGGCGTGAAGATCGTGGTCAATGGCGCTGCCGATGACGAAATGGAGCGGCTTGTTGCCGCCGGCGTTGAGCGGCTGGCGCTGGGCCAGCCGCTGCGATAAGCTATGCAGCCGTAAAGAACCTATCGGGAAGCAGTATACCGTAATCCCTACAATCAGGGAACGGCCCTGACACCACAACCAGCAACTGACGCCACGAGGTCGTTACGCCAATTTCCTTACAACGCTTCGGATATTTCGAGTACTACGCTCGTTCGGCGGTCGTTGACGACCGGGTTCAGGCCAATCGTCATCAGGAAATCGCCTGAGTACGTGAGGGTGTTGTTGATGGGCGATTTCGCCCCCGGCATCAGGTTCGTTTCCTGAACGGTGTACCGTTTGCCGGGCTGCAGACCCCGCAGCCGGATGGGCGGCAGTTCGCTGCCGGCTTTGAACCGGCTATTCACCAGGTACGCAAACAACACCGCTTTATCCTGCTTTTCACTCACGTACAGAACCGACGCGATGTCGTTTGTGTAGGGCGACTGGAGCCGGAACAGGTCACCCTGGTATATGACTGGTTTAAGCCGTTCGTAGGTTTTCAACGCCTGCTGACTAAACGCCAGGTCGTTGGCCGACAGGTTGTTCACGACAATGTCGTACCCCAGTTTTCCCATCATTGCTACGTCAGTTCGGAACTTGATGGGGAAGTTGCCCCAGTCGGTGATGTGGTTGCAGCTGGCAATAGCCGGAAAAAACATCGAATAGTTATACTGGATGAACAGCCGCTCGGCGGGGCTGGTATTGTCGCTGGGCCAGTATTCGGTAAAGTACTTCAGCGCCCCGTAGTCGACCCGCGCCCCGCCCCCCGAACACAGCATCATGGGCACCGTGGGGTATTTGGCCCGCAACCGTTCCAGCACCTGGTACAACCCCCGAACGTAGTCGACGTACAGGTGGCTGGTCGGATTCACCGCCGAGTAAGCGTTGTAAATGACGGCATTACAATCCCATTTGATGTAGGCTAATTTTGGATTTTTGGTAAACAGGTTATCAACTACCCCATACACAAACGCCTGCACCTTGGGGTTGGAGAGGTCAAGCACCTGCTGGTTCCGGAATACAGCGTCGGGTCGGTTGGGCAGTTTAATGACCCAGTCGGGGTGTTTCGTGTAGAGTTCGCTTTTGGGGTTCACCATCTCCGGTTCAATCCAGATCCCGAACTTAACCCCGGCGGCTTCGGCTTTCTGCACGAGATAGCCCAGGCCGTGGGGTAGTTTGGCTTTGTTTTCCTGCCAGTCGCCCAGACCGGCATTGTCGCTGTTGCGCGGAAACGTATTACCAAACCAGCCATCGTCCAGCAGGAACAGGTCAACGCCGAGTTTCTTTCCATCGTTGAACAGATCGACCAGCCGGGATTCGTCGAAATTAAATTGCGTCGCTTCCCAGTTGTTGAGCAGCGTGAGCCGGTCCCCTTTCCCCTGCGGAATCCGGTGGTTGCGGGCCCAGCGGTGCAGGCTGCGGCTGGCCCCACCCGTGCCCTGGTCCGAATAGGTGTAGATCAGCGCGGGGGTGGTGAAGTCGCGGCCCGGTTCGAGCGTGTACTCCGATGCATAGGGATTGATGCCCGCCAGCACCCGCAGGTTATGGTACGGGTCCAGCTCGAACTGAAACTGAAAGTTACCCGACCAGGCCAGCGTCCCGGCCAGTACGTCGCCCTGCTCTTCCTGCGCGGGCTGGTTGAGCGATAGTACGAACATGGGCGACTGAAGCATCTGGGCACGGGTGCCGAGCTTACTGTCCAGCACTTTCATCCCCGCCGTCAGCGCCGTTTCTTCGGGCCGCACTTCGCTGGCCCAGTTGCCGTGGTAGTGCGTCAGGTAGTACTGATGAGCCGATAAATAAAGGTTAGCCGATGCATATTTCTGCAACCGGATGTCTTTTTTCTCCGAGTGCCGGATCGTCGACCAGCTTTCCACGACATCTTCGTTCTGGTAAGCCCGAAAGTTCAGTGTCACCTCGAACGGGTACTGCGGGTCTTTCAGCGAAATGGTCGTCAGCGTCACGCCCGCCCCGGCAGGTTTGGTTTCGTGCCGCATATACACCAGATCGATCGACGGGTTGCCGTCGGCGTGGGTGGCCTGCACAGCGGGCTCGAGCAGGCTGCGCGATCCGGCGGGTGTATAAGCTGAGTTATAGTACTCCGAATACCCTTCGTTCAAATGCGTTATTCCCGGCAGGCGCCCATACTCCGCAGCCTGCTGCAGGCGCTTGCCGTGGTGAACCGTCATCAGGTGGCCGTCCGCATCGACCCGCAGCACAAGGGCCGTGCGGTTAGTTTCAATAGGAATGTCGATGGGGGCAGCGGCCGCCGAAACCGTGGCAACAACCAGTAAAGCAAGGAGAAAACGCATAAGAGCTCGTCGGGAATACGGACCAGAATTCAGGAAAAGGGCAAGTTACGGCCGAAAAGCCAACAAGCACGCCATCCCCCCACCCTCGACCATCCGATTACGGGTCAGCCGCTTATTTTGGCTGAACACCGGCCGTTGCCTTAGGACGCGAGGTATACTCCGTCAGTCGAAACACCTCTTGCCGAACCACGTCGAACGTGCGCGTGGCCTGCCCCCGGACTTTCGCGCCCTCGGTCGACGCACCCGCCGGATCTGGGCTGGCTACGGCGCTCAGGTTGGCTACGGTTTGCACCATTGCCATACCGTAGCCTTTCTCGCTCCCGTTCGGCACCACCAGCCGCGACATATCCCAGCCCCCGATGACGTTATCCCTGACGCGGGTAGCCGCCACCCGTTTTAGCGGGGCAACCAGGCCGGACCAGTCGGCTGCGGGGTCGCGAAGCCGGATGTAATCAAGCACCACGAGCGGGGTCTTGTCGGGGGCGAAGTCCGGATTGAATACGGCATCCACCGTTTCCCAGATCTCCATTTTAACGACGGGTGCCGTAGCCCGGTCGCGTTTCTGCAGATCGGCCATCCGGCTTTGCACACTATCGCCATAAACCTTGGCCATGCCCGCCGGCGACCCTCCTTTGATGCTCATCGTGGGTGTCACAATCACCGTTACGTAGTCGTACTCGGCGGGGTTGGTGTTCGAACTCATCTGCTTGGCCATCATGTACCAGCCAATCAGGTTACCTTCATTGACCGCTACCTGGTTGACGGCCTTCCACTCACGCTCCACGGGCAGCGCATCCTGGATGGTCAGACCGGGCGACAGTTTGTGGTAGATCAGGTAGGTGTATGTTTTGGTCTGCGCCACAACTGCTGACGAACCCAGAAACAGCACACCAACAAGCAGGAAAAGAACAGATCGTAAACCGAAGCGGATCATGGGAAAGAGCGGGTAAGGTAGCGTCGTTGCGATCAGGAAAGCCCGGCCGTTACCGCCTTTACTCGGCTCGGGCGCTATGCGGTCCGTCTTTCTGTACCGGTCTGCCCCCGAAACGCGGCTTCACCGGGTCGTTGGGTGTTCACCACGAAACAGACGCTGTGATTCTAAGGAGTTTCTAAGATGCGTTTAAGTGAGCTCTAAGAACTGGATGCGTACTTTGTTCTGGTTCGCCCCTGAACCCCTTAATCCGGACGCTCATGATCCCGTCATTACTAGCTGTACTCCTTACGCTTCCGTTCATCGCCGTGGCCCTGCTCGCTTTTAATATCTGGAAGCTTGTCCGGATGATTCAGGAACGGCTTCAGACCGAAGGCCTTTTGACATAACCAGCGTACCGCTGACTAACAACCCGCGGGCGTAAAAACCAACTAAACCGTTGATTACTGGTTTTACCGTAACAACATAGTGCGCAGAGGATGGACCAGACAACAGTAAGCAGACGATTAATCGGGGTGACATTCACCGCCGAACAGAAAGCGAATGTCGTGGTGTGGGCTCCGCGTGCCAACCAGGTAGCCATTACCGTAAATGGCGATACCCATACGCTGCCCCTGACAAGCGACGATACGGGTTACTGGACGGTAACAACGGATCAGCTCAAACCCGGCGACCTCTATTCATTCGTGATCGATGGCGAGAAAGAATATGCCGATCCGGCTTCGCTCGCCCAGCCCCAGGGCGTATACGGCCCTTCGCAGGCGTTCGATACCCGGACGTTTTATTGGGAAGAGTCGTGCTGGGTAAATCCGCCCCTCGACGAGTACATCCTGTATGAACTCGACACCTATACCTTTACGCCCGAAGGCACGTTCAAAGCCGTTGTCAACAAACTCGGCTACCTGAAAAGCCTGGGCATCAACGCCATCGTGATCCGGCCCGTGACACCCTTCCCGGACTCACGCAACTGGTCGTCCGACGGGGTGTTTCTCTACGCCGTGCAGGCATCCTACGGCGGACCGGCGCAGCTTCAGCAGCTTATCAACGCCTGCCACGTGAAAGGTATCGCCGTGATCATGGACCTCGCCTATAACCAGCTCGACGGCCACGGCAATTCGTTCAGTGACTGCCGTACCTATCCCAGCCGCCGGCAAAGTCATCAGCACCCGAGTAAACCCACGCATGCCAACGAGGCCCAGCAGGAAGCCGGACGACGTTACCTGGTGGAGAATGCGTTGATGTGGTTCCGCGATTTTCATGTCGACGCGCTACGCCTGAATGCCGCCCATACCCTGCCCGAATCCGAACGGCTCCTGAAAGAAATCAGACAGCAGACGAATACGCTGTCGGCCTCAACGGGTCGCCACCATTACCTGCTCATCGAGAACGGGGTAAATTTAACCTCGGCGGTGGAGGCCGACGAACCCGCCAGCCAGCCTATGCAAGTGCTGGGTCACGAGGGCTACAGCACGTATTGCGTGGAGCATGAACTGAGCCGCCACCTGACCAAAACCTACCGGGAAGACTATATCTACGACGAACCATTTTCGACCGTTCTGCGGGACCTCTTCGACCGGCAAACCGAACCCGTGTCGGGCAGCCCGTTCGTACTGTTTTCCCAGCCGCACGAACGGATGCCGACAGCCGGCGATTGTTCGGGTCAGCCCATCAGCCTCGACCTGCTGAAGCTGATGGCCGGGTCGATCATGGTTAGCCCTTATATTCCCACCCTGTTCATGGGAGAAGAATGGGGCGTAACGAATCCATTTGACCTGGCCCAGCCCGAATCGTCGGAAACGGGTACCGATTCGCACCCGGCCTTACCCTGGGACATGCTGGATCAGCAGCCGAACAAAATGCTGTTCGACTATTATCAGACGCTCACGGCGCTACGCCGTCAGCAGCCGGCGCTGCACCACCTGAACCCCAGGGAGATTGACGTTATCCAGCACAAAGAGCAGCAAACGATGCTGCTGCACCGCTGGCA is a window from the Spirosoma rigui genome containing:
- a CDS encoding alpha-amylase family glycosyl hydrolase, translated to MDQTTVSRRLIGVTFTAEQKANVVVWAPRANQVAITVNGDTHTLPLTSDDTGYWTVTTDQLKPGDLYSFVIDGEKEYADPASLAQPQGVYGPSQAFDTRTFYWEESCWVNPPLDEYILYELDTYTFTPEGTFKAVVNKLGYLKSLGINAIVIRPVTPFPDSRNWSSDGVFLYAVQASYGGPAQLQQLINACHVKGIAVIMDLAYNQLDGHGNSFSDCRTYPSRRQSHQHPSKPTHANEAQQEAGRRYLVENALMWFRDFHVDALRLNAAHTLPESERLLKEIRQQTNTLSASTGRHHYLLIENGVNLTSAVEADEPASQPMQVLGHEGYSTYCVEHELSRHLTKTYREDYIYDEPFSTVLRDLFDRQTEPVSGSPFVLFSQPHERMPTAGDCSGQPISLDLLKLMAGSIMVSPYIPTLFMGEEWGVTNPFDLAQPESSETGTDSHPALPWDMLDQQPNKMLFDYYQTLTALRRQQPALHHLNPREIDVIQHKEQQTMLLHRWHGASDIICLLNFSAEPQSITIPVLNKTWCKLLDSADPRWSGPAASPDDLSDAETLTLQPESIVVYKAQ
- a CDS encoding alpha-galactosidase, yielding MRFLLALLVVATVSAAAAPIDIPIETNRTALVLRVDADGHLMTVHHGKRLQQAAEYGRLPGITHLNEGYSEYYNSAYTPAGSRSLLEPAVQATHADGNPSIDLVYMRHETKPAGAGVTLTTISLKDPQYPFEVTLNFRAYQNEDVVESWSTIRHSEKKDIRLQKYASANLYLSAHQYYLTHYHGNWASEVRPEETALTAGMKVLDSKLGTRAQMLQSPMFVLSLNQPAQEEQGDVLAGTLAWSGNFQFQFELDPYHNLRVLAGINPYASEYTLEPGRDFTTPALIYTYSDQGTGGASRSLHRWARNHRIPQGKGDRLTLLNNWEATQFNFDESRLVDLFNDGKKLGVDLFLLDDGWFGNTFPRNSDNAGLGDWQENKAKLPHGLGYLVQKAEAAGVKFGIWIEPEMVNPKSELYTKHPDWVIKLPNRPDAVFRNQQVLDLSNPKVQAFVYGVVDNLFTKNPKLAYIKWDCNAVIYNAYSAVNPTSHLYVDYVRGLYQVLERLRAKYPTVPMMLCSGGGARVDYGALKYFTEYWPSDNTSPAERLFIQYNYSMFFPAIASCNHITDWGNFPIKFRTDVAMMGKLGYDIVVNNLSANDLAFSQQALKTYERLKPVIYQGDLFRLQSPYTNDIASVLYVSEKQDKAVLFAYLVNSRFKAGSELPPIRLRGLQPGKRYTVQETNLMPGAKSPINNTLTYSGDFLMTIGLNPVVNDRRTSVVLEISEAL